ATAAATgccatttttcttaaattttagaATAAACGAAAAGGAACATTTGTTAAAATTCGGACTAAGATCTAAATTTATGTAACTCCtgatcacacatttttttataattattattcgcAGTTAGTTTTTCAGAAGCTTAGACATATAAACCTTGTATATTTTGATTGCTTAGACACACATATGTTTGACTTTTTAAGGAATGAACACTTTCGACTTTTGATTTAACAGGCATTTTCAGCGTACTCAAATTGGAGTAATTTGATTTAATTCGTAAAAATATTCTGGCAAAAGAAGATAACGGTGCTGCCATATTTCCTTCGACACAAgcagattaaacatttttatatgtacCTATGTAAGTTCATCATGTTTATTATCTCGTCAAACCCTTTAATTGTTggttttggtttaaacaatatttatttcaaaagaataaTTGAAGGATACACAAAGTTAAACTATAATCAACAACAAAGAATTTTCCGAGGTAATAATACATGAAAGTTAATCAATTGATATATGCACAATGTCACATGATACCTGACTTCCTGTCACGTGACTTCATGGTATTTGGtgtattgttttacatgtaaacaggttCCTGACCACGATGTGGTGAAGCTCTGTCCGTGTCCCTTATCAAATCCGATGTGTTGTATGTGTGAATGCTAATTTGTAATTAGATGAAAGTGACCATAACATATATGTAAGACTTCATGGTTTTCAATGTATACCCCATTTCATACTTATTATGATTTGCACTCTATTTTCGACGCTAGTTAATTTTGTTGCAATATTCGAATTATATAGATTTCAATCAGTACCTacaaatgtttgttaaacatttgatataatgattatattaagCACGACGGGGTGCCAGGTAAGCACAATtacatttattgcattaatatttacaattatcagTTTATTATAAGGTTGTAATTTGTGCATGCCACGTGCATAATTTTATGTGATTAACATTAATTGGAATAATGTATTGCTCTAAGTCTttattatgaattataaatattctttCTAATATTTTCATCTGTATTTGACAGGTTTTACGTAGTATTAAAACTATAGAACTCTTAACTCACCTCCTAGATCAATGACCATATACTGAGTTCCGGTTCCGGCCAGCGCAGCAATTGTATCAACATCGAGTGTATCGCACCAGATCGAGGCAGCTTCCGGTTCGAGAGCAAGTGTTACTCGGGTTCCATCGAGACCAGCCTGaattattaaagtgacattgacagcaaatgtttacagaaaatcaaaataataaaaatcttaACACTATTATGGGGTCTGGTTGTACAAAATTACATTAACCTTTTTTCTTAATGTTATCCTTGTCTTATCTTATAAAATTACGGTCAACTAGTTCTTTTGTTTGACACAATCAACAAGCAAATTTATGGTCTTATGATGACCAATATTTAGCAGAATAGAAACAATATTGGTTTCAATCAAAAGTTGGACacaatttaataaatgacaCACTACGTATCttttttacacatattataccttgtttccggtttaatataGCCATCACGTATTTTTCTGTAtaacacataattatgttaaataagaTTTCGCTATTTCTATTAGccaaaaattatatatcactCCACATGTAAGTAAACAAATCAATTGGCAAAAATATATGCCTAATTGGCAATAATTTAGCAAgccatttgtttatttcttattttttatttatgatgaaGATTTTGATACAgttgtacatttttcatttaaatcttaAGAACAAATCGTAGTATGTTGTCTTGATTTCGTGAACATCACTTTTAAAGACGGTCGGTAGTTATGTTTTGGAACTTGAAATAACGTCATAAAACTATCAGAAATTGTTATGTCATCTTACCGGATATGACGTCACAATTGAAACGAAAGCAAATTTCGTTGAaactataatattgttttaattcttaCTGGGTTTTATATAAGTTTGCATTCtacttataaacaaaattaaaacgatCGGATGTATATGTGGTTCATTTATTCAAGGTACAACAATTCGGCAATGCATGTAACGCGTGAGATGGAATTGCTTTGTGGTATTTGGCTCATCACTACTGCAGATAAAAACAGACGGTAGGTGTTTGCTAATTTTACTGGAACAGTCTGTGATATAAAGAATCTGACACTCGCCAttaaataatacacaattttattaaactcatgCTCGTTGTATTGCTCTGTATTCATATGCTCGCTTACTCAACTATTTCCTGAActcgttgaataaaattgtgtaaaattCGATGAGTCGTGGCAGATTCTATGACTCTATAAACagttaaaagtaaataataataagttcaAGTTTGGTAATTGTCATGTTAACGTTTGAGATTGATATACGACGATATGTGCTGTAACAACTTGGTTTAGTATCCATACCTCTTCGACAGCCATCCTCATGAACTCCTTCGCATTGTCATCCCAGATGGCGGGCACCGTGATGACGTAAGAAATTTCCCTCTCGAGTACTCCGTCCGTCTGGTTTTCTACCGCCTGTAGGAGATGTGTTTGTAGAAACTTGATCGCCATGGAGAAAATTGGCAGAGCTTGATGAGAGTTTCCTTCAATGTCTTCCACAGTTGTTGCTCTGGAAAGCTCCTGCAAAAAGCAATCGTTTAATCACTGCAACGAGTTTCGAATCTTTGTAAATTTAACAGTACAATTGGGCGAGAAATttcttttactttaaatatatacgCATATCTAAAGAATATGTTTTCTACGTAAGTATAATTTAGCTTTAGTTTTCAAAAACGCAAGCTATTCTACCCGCTTCCGAATCGGTGCCACTACCTAAAATCCATCATTTCATTTTGGATTTACATGATTTAATTGGAGAGCTCTAGTTAGCGCGTtagtttttcaaataagaaagtcgAGGTGTTAACAACGAGTTTGTCGTTTTGACCATTTGCGATTGCTTCGGCGGCGGCCGCGTATTAGTTCAAAAACTTTAACGTTGACAATAACTCTAAACCCGTTGAAGATATCCAAATGTATCTTGGTAGACATGTAACTAGTGACAATACTCACGTGCATACACAGGTTCATAAtaatcatgatttttatttccCTGCTACGACTAAATAATTGGCTTACGCTGTTAGAAAGTGACTGGCTCTTGTTATGacttgtatatatgttaaaatcttTTGTGGAATCTGATCATTGTAATTCattggaaatatttaaacactacTCCCCTTTCAAACATTGTGTATTTGACTGTTGCAAAGTACCTTATTGTTGtgtaaaaccattttaaaacgCCGGAACAACCGCCATCCTTCGTGTTCGTCATCTTCCGCTTTACTCGCATAGCTGTCTTCAGCTTGAAATCCAAAAGAGTCAAACTCGCCCTCTGGATTTAGAAGCACGCTTGTAGGCGTCTTGAGAGAGATAAGTTTTCCTGCTCCTCCGGAATACCAAGTCTGGTTGGTCTGCACTTTGAGCGGGTCATTTATGAAGGAAAACGCATAACCGCTGTACGTTGTCCCAAAGTCGAACGCAGCAACGAGGACAGTGGAATAagttttttctttttctaccACAACCAATGGATTGTAGCCAAATATGACAGCCCCTTTCAGCACGGCGAGCTCCGCCTCTACAGGGAGAATCAGACGCTTGTCTGGGAACGCAGCCCTCAGTCTGTCCTGAACGTATGGGCTACCACCGAAACCACCAACAAGCACGATTGTCTGCACAGCTCTCAACTTGCGTTTCTTGAGAAAACTCTTTATGTGACCAATAAGACTGTCTATAGGACCGTCAAACCAGGTACGAACGATGTCATGCTCAACTCCCAACTTGTCTCCACCTCTCACGATAACTGAATCTCCATATCCAAGGCTACATATCCTCTGCTCTAGATTCTGTCCTGTGAACTTCTTGGAAAGATCCCTAGTGTTTGCAGatattctgaaaataattttgCCTTTTGCATGTTTGCTAAAGGTAcgtttctttgttttaaaatctctAATAAAATCAAAGTAGTCCATTTCGTCGTTCTTTAGTGAAGTTATAGTCTGCTCTCCAAAAATGTTTTCCAAGAACTTGAGATAGTTAGCGTCAACATAGATGCCACCCCATGGTCCACTGGTCGGCTGATGTATTTCCTTCAGAGTGCCGATCCCTTTCCTCTCCCGGAAAGAAATATCGGCGGTGCCATCTAAAAAGGCATATCTTTTATTCTTAGTTTTACAATTGAATGATTAATTTGCATTCAAGTGaaattataccaaaaaagaCATGCATAAGCATAATATAATCAATTAAGTGTTTACATTAGATTTACAGCAACGGTATTGTTCTTATAATAGCCCCAAAGCGTAACACAAAATtccaaattataaaatacaggcagttataaaattatgaacgttcttctttaaataaatacaatataactaCTTCATTTTTACTCAAACTAAGTTAGACAATAattctttaaagggaaatatgaTATGTGTATACGGAGTGTCGTTAGGGCtatcgcctatgaatgtgttgatctgaaacgcgatactcgaaagtacgatgatgaacaCGCGAAagcacgaaactacgatggtgaaaacgcgacagtacgataacgaacaCGCGTTGATAccacagtacgataatgataatgcaataaactatcgcgttttcaccaacGTAGTTTCGTGTTTTCGCATTTTCAGCATTGtagtatcgtactgtcgtgttttcatcatcgaactatcgcgttttcatcatcgtgctgtcgcgttttcatcatcgtactgtcgtgttttcattatcgtactatcgCCTTCCGACGCCCATGCCCAGAGAAGAATTTGTTCTCCATGTGACAAAATGTCGAATGCAGGGGTGCGTTTTATAGCATTTTTACGATCCGCCATTTACGTAAATAtacgatcataataacgaccaacttaaTGACAATTACAAAGGCGTTtaagaaacgtctcgtaaacaCTCAAgtcatttggaaaaaaaaactaacaatatCGCAGCGTTCAAGCGAATGACACATCCTGAAGTAAAATGACGCCACGTCATATAAACCtgattactactactactgctactgcttctgctgctgctgctgctgttgctgcttccgctaccgctaccgctatcactaccactaccactaccactaccactactactactactactactactactactactactactactactactaccaccaccactacaacaacaactactactactactattactactcgCGGTATCTATTCTGATTGACTATATCTTGCTTATGCTGCTATTGTATCTCTAATATATCAGTCCTATACGTTGTAGTCTTAAAAAGGCGTCTTGTTGTAGACGCTTTTTTATAGAACACGGCATAACAATGAGTGCTTGCTAGGGACtaatttaacacaaattaaatgaagtattGGAGGTTTCTGTAGTGGTGATGGTGCTTCTGCTGCTGGTGCTGGTGGtactggtggtggtgttggtggtggtggtgatggtggtggtggtgctgctgttgatgatgatgatgatggtgatgatgatgatgatgatgttgatgatgatgatgatgatgattatgatgatgatgatgatgatgatgatgatgatgatgatgatgatgatgatgatgatgatgtgaccTCAGAGGTATTGCATTTGGAAAACTGTTCGAAGAAACTGTTTTGACTGATTGGCTTTATTGTAtaaagtagggatgcaaacgaatggcaaaattgatattcgaatattcggtaattctttcgatcgaatattggaatattcgattaccaaaatatatcgttagatgtttttttaaactattattattattcgcttaAGTAATAGCCAGGGCATTTAAACCTTGCTTTGTCTTCGCCagtacgcgcggcggacccGGATTACCCCCAAACATTATGCACAAACAAAATCGAATATATTCAATTCCACTGCCttcatattattattgattCCTGGTCAAATGGTGTTATGCGTCAATgaagggtctttccgtaggacgagcaACCTCGTTCTGGGATACACttctactaaatataactatggacaaaccaaaccaactcgggaactaataaaataataaaacgatgTGGATTTTGAATCTTTTATTGTACAtcaatagaggaaatatatactaaaacgctatactatactGTGAaatttcaaagcacgaacattgtatcgaaacattgaaaacagtttaaagcatacatacatgtaactacATTATTGTAGCACGTGTCATCCATATCAGCACGGCAATTTGAGCAATATTGCAATGCTAAATATGAAGCCAAGACATCCCATTGGTTTGAAGGCCGATTCCTTAAATCCTTATTTGGCAAAGGCATTTAAAATTAccgaaaataaattatttttatatcacttgtttaatagccagttattgtaaaattacggggactttttatggtacccgacgatatgtccctaacgCCTCATATGGTGCGTGTATAGTGTATTGCCAttacattcacacctctggcattatgggccaatcgttgtaaaaacaagacaaacgaaccTTATACACAACAGCAGAGTTATAGGCAAAAGgatttttattctatttagtcaacaggttttttttccgaatattcgaataccgattttgacattcgaataccaaacgtttgatcgaatattcgaatattcgtttgcatccctagtataaagataattcataattaaatctttattgtgGCAATcgttgttttaacttttaatgaaCAGTATTTCAGTTCAATTCAAATTGCGTGATAAAAACTTCAGTTGAACACATGGTTCAATGACTTAATACAAGCACCCCTGAAACCGACATTTTGTCACATGGAGGCTCAATTCCTTTATGCGCATGCGCACCTGAAGGCGATAGTACGATagtgaaaacacgacagtacgataatgaaaatacgatagtacgatgatgaaaacacgactgtacgatgatgaaaaacGCGAcattacaatgatgaaaacgcgatagtttatcgcattttcatcatcgtactgtcgttttattgcgttttcgttatcgtactgtcgcgttttcatcatcgtactgtcgcgtgtTCACCTTCGTAATTTCGTGATTTCTGATTTTAATCAttgtactatcgagtatcgcgttccatatcaacacattcataggcgatggccctaacggcatttcGTAGTATATTTGTTGCACCGTAAAAACCCCGGATAGCCCATGAAGGCCCTTGACTGAATTTCCTTGATagttctgtataatgaaaactGACGACTCATGTAATGCCTATCgacgaaataaatatatatatatatttgcaataaagttgaaatatcaaatattattctAATCGTTATGAAAGAGTTCGGTTcctctttttttaaaagaaacgaAGCAGTCAGTGTGCCGCAATAGACATTTCTGAAATGATGTCACCGAACGCCATATTTATGATGCGAAAAATGTCTGTTAAATTTTAGCATAAACGAATAAACAGGGAAGGAAAAATACTCATGTTACAGTTTCAGAAGAAGCAACATGACCCTGACAATATCAAAAGAGACAAAAAATTGCGTTTACGAAATTTCTCTCAATGGTTGGTGCATTCTTTAAATTTGTTACATATACTTCAAATGCATACCTCAAAGAGCATGGTCCCCGAAAACATTACACGTGTAATTTAAACCGTaacttataaaataacaatatctgCAGCTAATTATCATAAGAAGCAATGCGTCGacatacaaatacatgaaaGTAAGTGTTTATGTATGACGTCAAGTTGAGTGTGCTTTCTAAATATGTGTTCCAGTTTTTAAAGCAAGTACATCAATAATGagtaaaaatgaacataaaagtGCAAAAAGTATATTGATACTAACCAAAAGTGTTCGTACAGTACGTACTGAAAGTCGTGTTTTCCTGTGTGACAACTAAGTCCATTAACATTGAAACGGAAGTGGTCatcaaatgaatgtttattgttattgttaaggGTTGTTTGAATATACACTTAACCAAAGCCATCATATCCGTAGACAGTTTTTGCTAGGCAATGTATTGATTAGGTTTCAAGAGACCTTATTCAGGCttctatatatttctttattcgCAAATATAATCAACTTTACCGGCCTAAACAGAGAATGCTACTGCCATACTTTCTTCATTTAGCGCATTCACCatcaaaataattacatgtgttAGCGCATCGTGTACATGCTCTGATATATATGACGAAAATGTGCTAGTTTTTAGAACGGATGCGATAAACTATAACTCTGCGTCCGTGCAGTGTTCTGCACTCACCTTCAAGATCAATAACCATATACTGATTTCCGGTTTCGGCTAGCGCAGCCTTTGTGTCAACATCGAGTGTCTCACACCAGATCGAGGCTGCTTCCGGTTCGGGAGCCAGTGTAACTCGGGTTTCATCGAGACCAGCCTGTAATATTCAAgcataaacagcaaatatatatGGGAAAAAACTTTTTCAGTACTTAGGGatattttcttacaaaattGCATTAAACTATGAAATAGTTTAATCTATGCCTTATCTAACACAATTACATTTAGCTATTCAATAAATAGGCATTTCTGGGGCGAGGCCAAAGGAAGGGTCCTGTCAACGTCACTGCTCCCAATGCTCGAGCCAAGATGCTTAGTTATCGATAATTGGTGGTAGTCAAAAGTAGCTCACGATTTGATAAAGACACTTTCCCAATATATTTATAGAGTTATAAGCAAACACTTAGTTTATCAAGACAAACTGTTTAATACAAGCCTGGTATTTgatatgttaaagctgcactctcacagatttaccatttttacaactttttttattttttgtcttagaaagggCATATTTTTGCGTaggtatctgcaaaccaatgatataagactgctgacaataaatCAGATCAAAGATTTTCATacttccgttcgaaaattattgttttatggtttaaaccgttactaacggtttcagaaaaatgcataaaacatcatttttttacttaaatataaaaactgtgTGCGAATAATATACGGCGATATATGCTGAATCATCTTAGTTTCCATACCTCTGTGGCAGCCGTTTTCATGAACTCCTTGGCATCGTCATCCCAGATAGCGGGCACCGTGATGACGTAGGAAATGTCCTTCTCTTCTACACTCATCACCTGTAGGAGATGTGTTTGTAGAAACTTGATCGCCATGGAGAAGATTGGTAGAGCTTTATGAGGGTTGCCTTCTATATCATCCACAGTTGTGTGTCTAGAAAGCTGCTGcaattaataaaaatgctaTCACTTTAATAAATTCCAAAATTTAACCTGATAATGTTGCGGGAAATGTTACGTTTTAAATCTAGCAAACATGTTGAAAGATATGCAAAATCTTTAGTCTTCTTATAATGAAGCATGCTTCATTTTTCGATTTAGTGTCGGCGTAGACGTTACCTgaaattcatcattttaatGTTGCTGTACACTCTGATAATGGAAAGCTCTAGTTAGCTCGTGTGCTATTCGAAGAAGATAAAAATCGCGGTTTTTTCATATGTGTCATTTTTATCGTTTGCGGCTCTTAAAACACTTTAATCTTGGCCATAGCTTTCAatatataaagatattaaaatgttacttggtatacatgtatcaagTGACATAAGTCACATTTATAAAAAGGCCCACTCTTATCGTTTTAGTAATTGTAACTGTCTTACCTGAATAAATACTGTCTTACCTGAATAAATTTGCGATATTGTTATGATCTTTAAATGTGTAATTTATTCAGAAATCATTTCGGTAAGATAACAACTGTGGCAGGCAAAACGGTGTTTCAATCATTATGGTCCTTTCAAACATTACGTGTTTGACTGTTGCAAAGTACCTGATCGTTGTGTAAAGCCATTTTAAAACGCCGGAACAGGCGCCATCCATGGTGTTTGTCATCTTCCGCTTTATTCGTATAGCGGTCTTCAGCTTCAAAACCAAAGGAGTCAAACTTGCCATCTGGATTAAGAAGCACGCTTGTTGGCGTCTTGAGAGATAAAAAATTTCCTGCTCCTTCAGAAAACCAAACCTGGTTGGTCTGAACTTTGAGCGGGTCATCTCGGTAGGAAAACGCATAACCGCTGTACGTGGTACCAACGTCGAATGCAGCAACGATGAGGCAGGACTGAGTCTTCGCTGCCATTGTTCAAGTTGTTATTTTGAGACTTTTAATGGAAACAAAAGATAAGTGcactttaaattttatatatcaaactCAATCAACATAGAGATTAAATTCACGCAATGCATAAGTTCCTTGTTAGAAATTATCAGAGTTTAAACTCATTcacaaatatcaataaaatattgaatccTTGCCAACAattgacaaaacattaaaaactaatTCGACATTCAACATAGTCATAAAATGTGTCTAAGCGATCTCATTAATATTATGTTCATCAGAATGATTTAGGAAGATTTTAAATTACTGCAGATAACTAAAAAGCAATAAgagtttgtttcagtttaagatagTAATCAATTTCTTCTTGTGAGcacaaaagctatatttcacaagtggcgAGTGAATTGTTTACTTTTGGTGAGGATGAGTTGAACTATATTGCGACCCTTTCCCTTTTATTATAGGCATACAAAGGAAATAAAAGGACAGTtaattgtatttagaaaaaaacgttGCATACAAACGTAACGTCATCTTTTTTGTCGAAGTTTTGTGTGCCCTGACATTCGATTTCAAAATGAGAGCGAGTTcgtgaatattattttttttcgtttttatgttgttgttttttaaatggatGATAGTACAACAATCCAACACCTTGTATTCGCTATAAGGTCTTATAGTACGAGCAATAACATCACGCCATATTTTCTCGCTACTGAACATTGCACTGCGGTTCAAACGGCGTAAAGTGCATTAATTTTAGTTTGTTCTTTgtcttaaacatatttatatgatgCCAGAACGTGACAATTCTAAACTCTACTGGAAAGCCCATTTCTGCTTGaatttacttatatatttttgtttgaagaaagtATTTATGTAATTGTAAAGGCACCAAAGCCACTAGAAGTATCATCGATATCGCCCTCGTTATAGCAAATAGGTGAAATCGAGTTAAGATTAAACAATAAGAGAAAAAATAGAAGTATATAACTATGAGAGAGTCTCATATAATGTCTGATAGACTCCCGAGGACCCGACGACGCTTTATTAAAAGAAAGTGTATAGGAAATATCAAAGAAAATCCCAACTGGCCCACTGATTCACTAAAGAAGTAGAAGTTGGCGGAGAATAGCGCTTTGCAAACAGCACTTGCGCAGTAGCTGGATTAGACTGGAGAAATTACTTGAGAAGTAATGAAATTTCACATGAAGAAAATTAAGTGATCCAAGTATTTTCTAATTAAAAATAGTTATCATTATTGTTTAGTGAAATAT
The sequence above is drawn from the Mya arenaria isolate MELC-2E11 chromosome 14, ASM2691426v1 genome and encodes:
- the LOC128217263 gene encoding heat shock 70 kDa protein 12B-like; the protein is MAAKTQSCLIVAAFDVGTTYSGYAFSYRDDPLKVQTNQVWFSEGAGNFLSLKTPTSVLLNPDGKFDSFGFEAEDRYTNKAEDDKHHGWRLFRRFKMALHNDQQLSRHTTVDDIEGNPHKALPIFSMAIKFLQTHLLQVMSVEEKDISYVITVPAIWDDDAKEFMKTAATEAGLDETRVTLAPEPEAASIWCETLDVDTKAALAETGNQYMVIDLEDGTADISFRERKGIGTLKEIHQPTSGPWGGIYVDANYLKFLENIFGEQTITSLKNDEMDYFDFIRDFKTKKRTFSKHAKGKIIFRISANTRDLSKKFTGQNLEQRICSLGYGDSVIVRGGDKLGVEHDIVRTWFDGPIDSLIGHIKSFLKKRKLRAVQTIVLVGGFGGSPYVQDRLRAAFPDKRLILPVEAELAVLKGAVIFGYNPLVVVEKEKTYSTVLVAAFDFGTTYSGYAFSFINDPLKVQTNQTWYSGGAGKLISLKTPTSVLLNPEGEFDSFGFQAEDSYASKAEDDEHEGWRLFRRFKMVLHNNKELSRATTVEDIEGNSHQALPIFSMAIKFLQTHLLQAVENQTDGVLEREISYVITVPAIWDDNAKEFMRMAVEEAGLDGTRVTLALEPEAASIWCDTLDVDTIAALAGTGTQYMVIDLGGGTADISIQEKKQGGTLKEIHQPSGGPWGGIYVDANYLKFLDHIFGEKAITALKTEDMTDYFDVIREFETKKRTFTTQTKGKFMFKISATTRKLSEKFTGQNLEQRLRRLGYGDSVIVKCGDKLRVEPDIVRTWFDGPLNNLVDHVNNLLREAKLRAVQTIVLVGGFGESTYVQERLRAAIPDKRLIVPAEAGLVVLKGAVRFGHNPAIITSRVMKYTYGVAVWSPYDEKIHSADKKILDEDGKWRVRQCFSVFVRVNDNVPIDHQITKEYTPSGYRTATPIYRTTAEKPVYVTDPGCELLGELVTELPRDIPLSELRDDTTFMFGGTELVVKVRVKKTGQEEIIKLNCLK